The following are encoded in a window of Terriglobia bacterium genomic DNA:
- a CDS encoding SIMPL domain-containing protein (The SIMPL domain is named for its presence in mouse protein SIMPL (signalling molecule that associates with mouse pelle-like kinase). Bacterial member BP26, from Brucella, was shown to assemble into a channel-like structure, while YggE from E. coli has been associated with resistance to oxidative stress.), with product MAVGLIIGGWILGAQIKATRLSDRYVTVKGLVERTVKSDLAVWPIKYKEAGDDLAALYAKTEADKKAILQFLDQQGIQSSEIELGMVRVVDTQANEYGSGTKNPHRYIVEQQITVTTSRVDVVASAAQKTMQLLQKGIVLNSDRQSLAYKFTKLNSIKPDMITEATRNARAAADRFASDSGSKVGSIRQANQGVFSILAANQASGTGEGGENVYDNSADSSLMKTVRVVTSVQYYLEK from the coding sequence ATTGCAGTTGGCCTGATCATCGGCGGTTGGATTCTCGGAGCGCAGATCAAGGCGACGCGGCTGAGCGACCGCTACGTGACGGTGAAAGGCCTGGTGGAACGCACGGTGAAGTCCGATCTCGCGGTGTGGCCGATCAAGTACAAGGAAGCCGGCGATGACCTGGCCGCGCTGTACGCCAAAACCGAGGCGGACAAGAAGGCGATCCTCCAGTTTCTGGATCAGCAGGGCATCCAGTCGTCGGAAATCGAACTCGGCATGGTCCGCGTGGTGGACACGCAGGCGAACGAGTACGGCAGTGGCACGAAGAATCCGCATCGCTACATTGTCGAACAGCAAATCACCGTGACCACGTCGCGCGTGGACGTGGTCGCCAGCGCCGCGCAGAAAACCATGCAGTTGCTGCAGAAGGGAATTGTGCTCAACAGCGACCGGCAATCCTTGGCGTACAAGTTCACCAAGCTGAATTCCATTAAGCCCGACATGATCACGGAAGCGACCCGCAACGCCCGCGCCGCCGCCGATCGCTTCGCCTCAGATTCCGGCAGCAAGGTCGGATCCATCCGGCAGGCGAACCAGGGCGTGTTCTCGATCTTGGCGGCGAACCAGGCCAGCGGCACCGGGGAAGGCGGCGAAAATGTTTACGACAATTCCGCCGACAGCAGCCTGATGAAAACGGTGCGCGTCGTCACCTCCGTGCAGTACTACCT